The proteins below come from a single Impatiens glandulifera unplaced genomic scaffold, dImpGla2.1, whole genome shotgun sequence genomic window:
- the LOC124917757 gene encoding chromatin remodeling protein EBS-like, which translates to MAKIRPVKRNLDSYTISDTNTVVKPGDNVLLRSPESNTTPYVAKIKKIQIDNGNDVTVQVRWYYRPSDSIGGRKQFHGEKELFLSDHYDIQSAYTIQGKCMVHSLKNYTQLENAGAEDYYCRFEYKAANGLVLPSRVVVYCKCKLPENPDLLMVQCEECKNWYHPFCVDMTNDQAKQLHLFICSNCNGVE; encoded by the exons ATGGCCAAAATCAGACCAGTCAAACGCAACTTAGACTCCTACACCATCAGTGACACCAACACAGTCGTGAAAC CTGGAGATAATGTACTGTTGCGATCACCCGAGAGCAATACTACTCCTTATGTGGCTAAGATAAAGAAGATCCAGATAGACAATGGAAATGACGTGACAGTTCAGGTAAGGTGGTATTACCGGCCGAGTGATTCCATCGGAGGTCGTAAACAATTCCATGGTGAGAAAGAACTGTTCTTGTCTGACCACTATGACATTCAGAGTGCTTACACGATTCAAGGTAAGTGTATGGTTCATTCTTTGAAGAATTACACCCAGCTAGAGAACGCTGGAGCTGAGGATTACTATTGTCGATTTGAATACAAAGCTGCAAACGGTCTTGTTTTACCTAGCCGCGTTGTAGT GTATTGTAAATGCAAATTGCCCGAAAACCCCGACCTTCTGATGGTGCAGTGTGAGGAATGCAAAAACTG GTACCATCCTTTTTGTGTTGATATGACTAATGATCAAGCAAAACAATTACATCTTTTTATTTGTTCTAATTGTAATGGAGTGGAG